Proteins from a single region of Eublepharis macularius isolate TG4126 chromosome 9, MPM_Emac_v1.0, whole genome shotgun sequence:
- the SMO gene encoding smoothened homolog — MGAGRARLGALLALGLGLGLGLGLWPGPLRGAAAALNGSGPERCKRAAPCEALRQGACLGSPLPYAATSTLLAADSHSQAEAHDKLLLWSGLRNAPRCWDVIQPLLCAVYMPKCEDGMVELPSQTLCQATRGPCTIVERERGWPDFLKCTTDRFPEGCPNEVQNIKFNSSGQCEAPLVRTDNPKSWYEDVEGCGIQCQNPLFTEKEHREMHVYIAAFSSVTIFCTFFTLATFVADWKNSNRYPAVILFYVNACFFMGSIGWLAQFMDGARSEIVCRADGTMRLGEPTSNETLSCVIIFVIVYYSLMSGVIWFVMLTYAWHTSFKALGTTYQPLVGKTSYFHLVTWSIPFVLTVAILAVAQVDGDSVSGICFVGYKNYHYRAGFVLAPIGLVLIVGGYFLIRGVMTLFSIKSNHPGLLSEKAASKINETMLRLGIFGFLAFGFVFITFGCHFYDFFNQAEWERSFREYVLCEANVTIATQTNKPIPDCEIKNRPSLLVEKINLFAMFGTGISMSTWVWTKATLLIWKRTWCRLTGQSNNEPKRIKKSKMIAKAFSKRKELQQNPHQELSFSMRTVSHEGPVAGLGFDINEPSADVSSAWAQHVTKMVARRGAILPQDVSVTPVATPVPPEERANLWVVEAEISPQLEKKLHHKKKKRRKKKEVSAVGPTGERYDTHDVGRFVPPGISSVPRLPQLPRNKCLVSSPREPLNEMLSSGAYPELRSGTLPWEDPFSRGAREPLASSRQSSALNCIHHPFCPDNGPADEAGRRNGARLFPVPQQQLQRNSYFQQPRPSAASASLFFGSSPYRSQTQGRGLPPIHSRTNLMDAELLDADSDF, encoded by the exons ATGGGCGCGGGGCGGGCGCGGCTGGGCGCGCTGCTGGCGCTGGGGCTCGGGCTCGGGCTCGGGCTGGGGCTCTGGCCGGGGCCCCTGCGCGGCGCGGCGGCGGCGCTGAACGGCAGCGGGCCGGAGCGGTGCAAGCGCGCCGCGCCCTGCGAAGCGCTGCGCCAGGGCGCCTGCCTGGGCTCGCCGCTGCCCTACGCCGCCACCTCCACGCTGCTGGCCGCCGACTCCCACTCGCAGGCCGAGGCGCACGACAAGCTGCTCCTCTGGTCCG GTTTGCGAAACGCCCCCCGCTGCTGGGACGTGATCCAGCCCCTGCTCTGCGCTGTTTACATGCCCAAATGCGAGGATGGCATGGTGGAGCTGCCCAGCCAGACCCTGTGCCAGGCGACCCGGGGACCGTGCACCATCGTGGAACGGGAACGAGGCTGGCCCGATTTCCTCAAATGCACCACAGACCGCTTTCCAGAAGGCTGCCCG AACGAGGTCCAAAACATCAAGTTCAACAGCTCGGGGCAGTGTGAGGCCCCCTTGGTCCGAACCGACAACCCCAAGAGCTGGTACGAGGACGTCGAGGGTTGCGGGATCCAGTGCCAGAACCCTCTTTTCACCGAGAAGGAGCATCGCGAAATGCACGTTTACATTGCTGCTTTCAGCTCGGTCACCATTTTCTGCACCTTCTTTACCTTG GCCACCTTCGTAGCAGACTGGAAGAACTCCAACCGCTACCCGGCTGTCATCCTCTTCTACGTCAACGCCTGCTTCTTCATGGGCAGCATCGGGTGGCTGGCTCAGTTCATGGACGGGGCCCGCAGCGAGATTGTGTGCCGTGCCGATGGGACCATGCGCTTGGGGGAGCCCAC CTCCAACGAGACCCTCTCGTGCGTGATCATCTTCGTCATCGTCTACTACTCCTTGATGTCGGGCGTGATCTGGTTCGTCATGCTGACCTACGCCTGGCACACGTCCTTCAAGGCCCTGGGGACCACCTACCAGCCCCTGGTGGGCAAGACCTCTTACTTCCACCTCGTGACCTGGTCTATTCCTTTTGTCCTCACTGTCGCCATTTTGGCTGTCGCTCAG gtggATGGAGACTCGGTCAGTGGCATCTGCTTCGTTGGGTACAAGAACTACCACTACCGAGCAGGTTTTGTGCTGGCCCCCATCGGTCTGGTGTTGATCGTGGGGGGCTATTTCTTGATCAGAG GTGTGATGACCCTGTTCTCCATCAAGAGCAATCATCCCGGCCTGCTGAGCGAGAAGGCAGCCAGCAAGATCAACGAGACGATGCTGCGGCTTG GAATCTTTGGCTTCTTGGCCTTCGGCTTTGTGTTCATCACCTTCGGCTGCCACTTCTACGACTTCTTCAACCAGGCGGAATGGGAGCGCAGTTTCCGGGAATACGTCCT CTGCGAGGCCAATGTCACCATTGCCACTCAAACCAACAAGCCGATCCCGGACTGCGAGATCAAGAACCGTCCCAGCCTCCTGGTGGAGAAGATCAACCTTTTCGCCATGTTTGGGACGGGTATTTCCATGAGCACCTGGGTGTGGACCAAAGCCACCCTCCTCATCTGGAAGCGCACCTGGTGCAG GCTGACCGGCCAGAGCAACAACGAGCCCAAGAGAATCAAAAAAAGCAAGATGATCGCCAAGGCGTTCTCCAAGCGGAAGGAGCTGCAGCAGAATCCGCATCAGGAGCTGTCCTTCAGCATGCGCACCGTCTCGCACGAGGGGCCTGTGG CTGGTCTAGGTTTTGACATCaatgagccctcagccgacgTTTCCTCAGCCTGGGCGCAGCACGTCACCAAGATGGTGGCCCGCCGAGGGGCCATCTTGCCCCAGGACGTCTCCGTCACTCCCGTTGCCACTCCTG TGCCCCCAGAGGAAAGGGCCAATTTATGGGTGGTAGAGGCTGAGATCTCGCCCCAGCTGGAGAAGAAGCTGCACCACAAAAAGAAGAAGCGCCGGAAGAAGAAAGAGGTGTCTGCTGTGGGGCCCACTGGCGAACGTTATGACACCCATGATGTGGGCCGCTTCGTCCCACCGGGCATCAGCTCCGTCCCGCGCCTTCCTCAGCTCCCTAGGAACAAGTGTTTGGTATCCAGTCCCAGAGAACCTCTGAACGAAATGTTGTCGTCAGGAGCTTACCCGGAATTGAGATCCGGCACTCTGCCGTGGGAAGACCCGTTTTCCAGGGGAGCCCGAGAGCCTCTGGCCAGCTCCAGGCAAAGCAGCGCCCTGAATTGCATCCACCACCCCTTTTGCCCCGATAACGGCCCCGCGGATGAGGCAGGACGCAGGAATGGAGCTCGGCTGTTCCCTGTGCCACAGCAGCAGCTCCAACGCAACAGCTATTTCCAGCAGCCCCGCCCAAGCGCAGCCTCTGCCTCCTTGTTCTTTGGGAGCAGCCCTTACAGGTCACAGACCCAAGGGAGGGGACTGCCCCCCATCCACTCCCGGACCAACCTCATGGATGCCGAGCTCTTGGATGCTGATTCAGATTTCTAG